Part of the Pseudodesulfovibrio hydrargyri genome is shown below.
CGCTCGTCCATGACCCGGGCCAGCAGCGCGGTCAGGGCCGGATCGTAGCGCCTGCCGTCGCCGATGAGCAGGCGCACGGCGTCGGCCGTGTCCCGGGCCGAATGGTAGGGTCGGTCGCCGACGATGGCCGAGAAGGAATCGGCCACGGCGCAGAGCCTGCCCATGGTCGAGATATCCTTGTCGAAGCGGCGCTCCGGATAGCCCGAGCCGTCCAGCCGCTCGTGGTGCTGTTCCATGCATTCCAGGATGATCGGGTCCTGTATCCCGAGCCGCCGGACCATGTTCCGTCCGGCCTCGATGTGCCGCTCGATGGACTCCCGGTCCCTCCGGACCAGGAACTGCTCCTTGTCGCGGATGAACCTGGGGACCATGACCATGCCCAGGTCGTGGAGCAACAGCCCGAGGCTCAGGCTGATGAGCACTGTTTTCTCCACCTTGCCCCCGGTCAAGCGAAGGTACAGGGCCAGGCCGATGAGCATGGTGTTCACCGCATGCACGGCCAGGTCGTAGTCCCGCTCCAGGGTATGGGTCAGGAAGGCCACCCGGCTCGGGTCGATCCAGACGTATTCGGCCAGGATGGAGACGTCCCTGCGCAGCGCCTCGAAAGTGTCCTCGCGCGGCTGGTCCAGGAAATCCGCCATGCGGTCGCGCAGGGCGAGGAAGAATATCTCGGCCACCTCCTGGGGCAGAAAACCCTCCTCCACCAGCATCAGGCCGAGCCTTTTGCTCAGATGCTCGGCATAGACGCGGTAGTCCTCGCGCAGGAGAAAAAGCCGCCCCTCCTCGGCGAACCGGGCCACCTCGGTCTGGCCCTCGCGCGACAGCCGCTCGCCGCCGCGCAGGTAGCGGCCGGTGCGGCCCACGGCCGGGTCGAAGACGTACAGGTCCACCGGGGGCCTGAACTTGGGGAAACTGGCCAGGATGTTGGGACTGATCTGCAGGTAGGTCTCGGAAAGGGAGCCGGGATCGGTGTTTTCAGCCATGCATTCACCTTGTTGCGGTTCGCGTCATGCCTTCCATACCCTGATTTCCGCCTGTTTTGAAGGGGCCGGGCGGCTTGCGCGGCCCCAAAAAGGCGGGCCCCGGTACCGGGACCCGCCGTCATGGCTTGGTGTGTGCGGGAGGCTACTTGCTGTGGCCGTTGCCCTTGCCGCCCCCGTTGGAACTGCCGGAATTGCCCTTGCCCTTGCCGTTGCCGCCCGCGTTGGAACCGCCGGAATTGCCCCGGCCGGACGAATCCTTGCCCTTGGAGGAATCGGAATTCTTGGCCCCGCTCTTGGCCTTGTCCGAGGCCCGGCTCAAGCCCACGGCCTTGGAGCCCTTGCCGCCGCTCACGCCCGGGGTTTTGGACACACCGGATTTGACGTTGCGGCTGGTGGCCTTGCCCGCCTGGGCGGACACCGAGGCCATGGCCTTGCCCACGCCCCGGCTCTTGGTCTCGGCGCGGGTCTGGTGTTGGTGCTGGTTCCTGTGCCCGAGACCCAGGGTGCTCGGATGCACGCCCAGTTCCTGGGCGATAACGCCCCAGCCCATATGCTCGGCGCGCATGGAGGCGATGGTGTCCACGGACACGGAGGCGGCGTCGGCCACGGCCTGCTCGGCGGTCGCCTGGGCCGTCTCGAGGTCGGCCATGGCCGCGTCGAGCTGGGCCTGGGCGGCGGCCTCGGCTTCCACGTCCTGGGCGGCCCGGGCGTCGGCCACGGCCTGTTCGGCGTCGGCCACGGCCTGCTCGGCGTCGCTCACGGCCTGCTCGGCGTCGGCCACGTTCTGGGCCGAAGCCGCGGCCGCCGCTTCGGCCAGGGACTCCGCCTTGGCGGCCTGAGCCGGATTGGAGAAGGACGGCGCGTCCGTTTCCGTATCCCCGGTGTCGCCGGTATCGCCGGTATCGTCGGTGGTGTCGCCTGCGGTGTCGCCGGTCCCCGTATCGGTCTGGGCCACGGCGCGCGGGGCCGCGACCATCACGGCCAGGATCAGGACGGCGAGCAAAAGAGCCAATTTATTCTGCACGATAGACATAGCATTTCTCCATGTGATTACCGGACTTCGGTAATAAAGTTCACCGATTGGTCCAGGGCGAACGCCTTGTCGCCCACCTGGACGTTTTCGGCCGTTCCAAACCAGCTCAGGGGCAGCCTGCTCCGATTCACGTCCGGATTGCCGTTGAGCATGTAGTCGCGGACGGCGTTGGCCCGGGCCTTGGCCAGGGGAGCGTTCCCCTTGACGTAGGCGACGATGTTCACCGTCAACTCCCTGTTGACCCGCATCATCGCGCTAAGCACGTCCAATGAGGCCCTGCCGTCGGCATCCGGGACGCTGGTTCCGGGTTTGAACGCCAGGCTTCTCAGCGTGACGTTGCGCTTGCCGATTATGTGATTGCGGTAGGTGAAGTCCCCGTGCAGATTGAGTTGCTCCGTGGCCGTCATGGCCATGCTCCCGTCGGGATAGTACTCAAGGAACCGCTTCCATGCCGCGATCTCATCGCTCGTTCTGTCAATTCCCCTCAAGGCCCGCGCCCTGTTGTACAGCGCTTCCGGGTTGTACGGGTCCAGCTTGAGGACCACCTCGTACTGCCTGAGGGCCTGCGCCCACTGTCCCCGGTCCGCGTAGCCGTGGCCCAGGTAGAGATGGGCGGAAATATGGTTCGGGTCCAGGCCGATGGCCTTTTCGTAGGCCGCCCTTTCCCGGTCGAAATCCATCATGGCCCAGTAGGCCACCCCGGTCCAAAAGACATAGTCCGCGCTCGCGGGATCCAGCCGCACGGCCTTCTGCAGATAGGGAAGGGCCTGCTCCGGCTTGTTCAGGGCCAGATAGTACCGGCCCACGTAATACGCCGATGGGGCGTCGTCGGGATTCTCCCTGAGCTGCCCGCTCATGACCTTGATCCCTTCCTCGTACTCTTCCTGCTCCAGGTAGTACGGTCCCATCACCGTGGCGCATCCGGCGGCGGACAGGACGGACGCGAGCAACAACACTGCAATGAACTTCTTCACTCAAAGGCTCCCATGGGTTTCCGGGCCTCTCGACCCCTCTGTCGGATATACCGGGAATAAGGACCCAAGGTCACATATATCTCAAGAAATGTTAATTAGAGACGGAACGGCCGGTGAGACTGCGGTTGGTGAAGCCCAGGCGGATGGAGAGGTCGCCCAGGGAACCGCGATCGTCCAGCACGGCGGCCGCGCCGGCCGCGACGTCCCGGTCCTTGAGCCCCCGCTGCCGGGCGATGAGCACCAGGCGGATGAAGTAGCGCCACTCCGGGGTCAGGGAGCCCGCGTCGAACCCTGCCTTGAGCACGGCCCGGGTCAGTGCGTAGTCGAACCTGGCCTGGCCCAGGAGGGAAACCATCTCCGCGCCCGTCAGGAAGGAATCGGCAGACTGGCCGGAAAATTCGCCGACATAGGCCTGGACCTCCTCGCGCGGGGTCCCCTTGGCCACGCCCTCGCCCAGGGCCGTCAGCACGCGCGGGTCGACCTTGTCGCGCGGGCCGGGCAACAACTCGGCCACGAAGAGGTAGTCGTCGATGCGGGTCCGCAGGGCGCGGACGATGAGCGCGGGCCGGACGCGCTTGGACAGCCCTTCCTCGAGCTTGTCCTCCAGCGGGCCCAGGGGGAGCCCGAGGCCGCAGGCCTCGATGAGCGGTTCGAACAGGGACGCCCCGTCCGCTTCGGACAGGTCGCCCGAGGCCACGGCGGTGCGGACGCGGTCAACGGTTTCGGAAGAAAGGCCGCACTCACCGGCGCGCTCGGCCATGGAGGCGAGGCCCGCATCCCCGGCTCCCGCCGGGCGCGCCGGGAAGGCCAGGCACAGCGCCAGCAGGAGGGCCAGGGTACGGAGGGTATGGAGGCTATAATGTCTGTTCATGTTCCCCGTTCACGAAGACTATGGAATTCCGGTTGCCGAACCCGTCGTCGCTGGTCATGGGCGCATTGGGGTCGGGCACGAGCTGCTTTCCGTTCACCAGGAACAGGTACTCATGGTCGCCCGGGGGAAGCTGGGCCTCGAGTATCCAGGCCTGCGCGTCCGGACTGTACCACATGACCGAACGGTCCGCCCGCCAATTGTTGAAGGACCCGATGACCGAGACCCGGCGGGCGCTCATGTCCGTGTCGTGCAGGACGAAGCGCACCGTGGCAAGGCTCGGGCCGCCGCCGTCCATGGGGTTGTTGCTGGTCACGAGGACCAGGGCCAGCAGGGCCGCGGCCAGGGTCATGGCCGGGATGGCGGTGATCGGCCGGACGGTCAGGACCCTGGGGCGCAGCAGCCACAGGCGCAGCCTCGTGAGCAGCGGCGGGCGCTTGGGTTCGAGCCGCGACATGATCCGGGCGACCAGGTCCGCGGGCGGCTCGGCCTCGGGGCCGGTCTGCACGGCATGGATGATGATATCTTCCATATGTGTCTTGTTTCGATCTTCGGTCATGGGTTGCTCCCCCCGTCGAATCGGTGCCGGACCATGTCCAGTCCTCTGCTCAGGCGCATCTTGACGGCGCTCACGCCGATCCCCAGGGTGCTCGCGATTTCCTGCATGGTGAAATCGTGGCGGTACCGGAGAATGAGCGCCTCGCGGTATTTCGGGTCCAGGGCCATCACGGTCTCGAAGGCCTTGGCCCCGTCGAGGCGGTCGTTCATGGCCCTGGACTCGTCCCGCCTGTCCTGTTCGCGGACCATGACCGACGCGTCCTCGACGAACACGTGCCGGTCCCGGCCCTCCTTGCGGAGCCAATCCCGAGCCACGTTCAGGGCCAGCGTGTACAGCCATGGGAAGAACCGCCTGCGCTGGTTGAAGGTCTCGAGTTTCTCGTAGGCGCGGACAAAGGCGTCCTGGGCGAGGTCGGCCGAGACGTCCGCGTCGCCCGTCATGCGCAGCATGAGATTGTACACGGGCCCCTGGTACTCGCGCACCAGATCGCCGTACAGCCGGACTTCGCCCAGCAGGATGTTCCGTACAATTTCCGCTTCGCGTTTCTCTTTCATTGTCCTTCCGGCGGGCCCTTGCGGGACCGCAACTCATCTGCACCCTACTATACGCGCCCGCGCCGGTCCGGGTCACAACCCTTGCCCGCGGTTTCGGACTAGGCTATCAACGTACACGAATAGACAAGGAGACAACAACCATGGATCCCCGCGATAATCCGGTGCTCCGAGCCCTCCGCGAGCGCCGCTCCATCCGCAAGTTCACCCCGGAGCCGGTCGACAAGCGGACCCTGACGGCCATCCTGGAGGCCGGACAGTGGGCCCCCAGCGGCAAGAACAACCAGCCCTGGCGCTTCCTGGTCGTCACCCGTGACGATCCGCGCATGGACAAGCTGGCCGCCTGCACCCAATACACGCCCATCGTCCGCGCCTCGGCGGCATGCATCTGCGTATTTCTGGACAAGCGGTCCATGTACAGCGAGATGAAGGACCACCAGGGGGCCGGGGCATGCATCCAGAACATGCTCCTGGCCATCCACACGCTGGGCCTGGGCGCGGTCTGGCTGGGCCAGATCGTCAACGACCAACAGGCCGCCCTGTCCGCCCTGGGGTTGTCCGGGGCCGAACTGGAACTCCAGGCCGTCCTCGCTCTGGGCCACCCGGACCAGAAAGGCGGCTCCAAACGCAAACCCCTGTCCGAACTCATGCTGGAGGATTTTTGATGGATATCGTCACGTTCCCGCTGGGGCACATGCAGACCAACTGTTATGTGGTGAGCAACGGCCGCGAGGCCGTGGCCGTGGACCCCGGCGGCGACCCCGCCCCCCTGATCGACCACCTCGAGGCCAAGGGACTGACCCTGACCGCCA
Proteins encoded:
- a CDS encoding HD-GYP domain-containing protein, with amino-acid sequence MAENTDPGSLSETYLQISPNILASFPKFRPPVDLYVFDPAVGRTGRYLRGGERLSREGQTEVARFAEEGRLFLLREDYRVYAEHLSKRLGLMLVEEGFLPQEVAEIFFLALRDRMADFLDQPREDTFEALRRDVSILAEYVWIDPSRVAFLTHTLERDYDLAVHAVNTMLIGLALYLRLTGGKVEKTVLISLSLGLLLHDLGMVMVPRFIRDKEQFLVRRDRESIERHIEAGRNMVRRLGIQDPIILECMEQHHERLDGSGYPERRFDKDISTMGRLCAVADSFSAIVGDRPYHSARDTADAVRLLIGDGRRYDPALTALLARVMDERVTE
- a CDS encoding tetratricopeptide repeat protein gives rise to the protein MKKFIAVLLLASVLSAAGCATVMGPYYLEQEEYEEGIKVMSGQLRENPDDAPSAYYVGRYYLALNKPEQALPYLQKAVRLDPASADYVFWTGVAYWAMMDFDRERAAYEKAIGLDPNHISAHLYLGHGYADRGQWAQALRQYEVVLKLDPYNPEALYNRARALRGIDRTSDEIAAWKRFLEYYPDGSMAMTATEQLNLHGDFTYRNHIIGKRNVTLRSLAFKPGTSVPDADGRASLDVLSAMMRVNRELTVNIVAYVKGNAPLAKARANAVRDYMLNGNPDVNRSRLPLSWFGTAENVQVGDKAFALDQSVNFITEVR
- a CDS encoding glycogen-binding domain-containing protein; translated protein: MTEDRNKTHMEDIIIHAVQTGPEAEPPADLVARIMSRLEPKRPPLLTRLRLWLLRPRVLTVRPITAIPAMTLAAALLALVLVTSNNPMDGGGPSLATVRFVLHDTDMSARRVSVIGSFNNWRADRSVMWYSPDAQAWILEAQLPPGDHEYLFLVNGKQLVPDPNAPMTSDDGFGNRNSIVFVNGEHEQTL
- a CDS encoding RNA polymerase sigma factor, yielding MKEKREAEIVRNILLGEVRLYGDLVREYQGPVYNLMLRMTGDADVSADLAQDAFVRAYEKLETFNQRRRFFPWLYTLALNVARDWLRKEGRDRHVFVEDASVMVREQDRRDESRAMNDRLDGAKAFETVMALDPKYREALILRYRHDFTMQEIASTLGIGVSAVKMRLSRGLDMVRHRFDGGSNP
- a CDS encoding nitroreductase family protein — translated: MDPRDNPVLRALRERRSIRKFTPEPVDKRTLTAILEAGQWAPSGKNNQPWRFLVVTRDDPRMDKLAACTQYTPIVRASAACICVFLDKRSMYSEMKDHQGAGACIQNMLLAIHTLGLGAVWLGQIVNDQQAALSALGLSGAELELQAVLALGHPDQKGGSKRKPLSELMLEDF